The Mesomycoplasma neurolyticum genome window below encodes:
- a CDS encoding alpha-amylase family glycosyl hydrolase, with amino-acid sequence MQTWNGIKVYMDMVFNHTSLNIRDFKSITNDLKYQNIIIFIQKRNDTIRYKDWEIFINLKTKMQQINDIPQILSRMPDLNLDNFEVIEELKAIQKYWTN; translated from the coding sequence GTGCAGACATGAAATGGTATCAAAGTTTACATGGACATGGTATTTAATCATACTTCTTTGAACATCCGTGATTTCAAAAGCATTACAAACGATTTAAAATACCAAAATATTATCATTTTTATTCAAAAAAGAAATGACACAATCAGATACAAAGATTGAGAAATTTTTATTAATCTAAAAACAAAAATGCAACAAATAAATGATATACCTCAAATTTTGAGCAGGATGCCTGACTTAAATTTAGATAATTTTGAAGTTATAGAAGAACTAAAAGCAATACAAAAATATTGAACCAATTAG
- a CDS encoding alpha-amylase family glycosyl hydrolase: MPTKPIIYHGDELGMHANKKFGDPGLREPFKWKNKKYQVEFKEKKSKDKIFLNFSEDIKYVENQVQNKNSIYNTIKFLNQFRKENNFIFQKNNSTINNANNYIDKPNYAANIFIRQNLEKN, encoded by the coding sequence ATGCCTACTAAACCAATAATTTATCATGGCGATGAATTAGGAATGCATGCTAATAAAAAGTTTGGGGACCCAGGGTTGCGTGAACCTTTTAAATGAAAAAATAAAAAATATCAAGTGGAATTTAAAGAGAAAAAAAGCAAAGATAAAATTTTCTTAAATTTTTCAGAAGATATAAAATATGTTGAAAATCAAGTTCAAAATAAAAATTCAATTTACAATACAATCAAATTTTTAAATCAATTTAGAAAAGAAAATAATTTTATATTTCAAAAAAATAACTCTACAATAAACAATGCTAATAATTACATAGATAAGCCTAATTATGCTGCTAATATTTTTATAAGACAAAATTTAGAAAAAAACTAA
- a CDS encoding SAM-dependent methyltransferase, translating to MYLVARKNKPSNEKGIFMINATKEFEASKRQNI from the coding sequence ATGTATTTAGTAGCGAGAAAAAACAAACCATCAAATGAAAAAGGTATTTTCATGATTAATGCAACTAAAGAATTTGAAGCTTCAAAAAGACAAAATATTTAA
- a CDS encoding N-6 DNA methylase produces MIELKFKAYDPACGSGSLLIKLIRKDNIKHLENYGQEIKNATYNLARMNFI; encoded by the coding sequence ATAATAGAACTAAAATTCAAAGCATATGATCCAGCATGTGGTTCAGGTTCATTATTAATTAAATTAATACGTAAGGACAATATAAAACATTTGGAAAATTATGGTCAAGAAATAAAAAATGCTACATACAATTTAGCAAGAATGAATTTTATTTAA
- a CDS encoding N-6 DNA methylase, with product MSMEDVDHFGTTYEHLLSEFASDSGKKAGEFYTPSSVAQLISDIASYNRTKIQSIWSSMWFRFIIN from the coding sequence ATGTCAATGGAAGATGTTGATCATTTTGGAACTACTTATGAGCATTTACTTTCAGAATTTGCTAGTGATTCAGGTAAAAAAGCTGGTGAATTTTATACACCATCTAGTGTAGCACAATTAATTTCTGATATAGCTTCTTATAATAGAACTAAAATTCAAAGCATATGATCCAGCATGTGGTTCAGGTTCATTATTAATTAA
- a CDS encoding type I restriction enzyme subunit R domain-containing protein, with protein sequence MEDFKKNIVENYNKRFKTSFDEINFDKYINDVQYRFKNYKPNEDGIDIVLVVDMLLTGYDSPNTNTLYINKQLSNHNLIQAFSRTNRIYEENKPYGLIINFSVSQNTIDDAFMTYAESTKDDLVDIVYGETYEKVYKYFVDVWQKLKTSVTKVYDFENQNVFLMLQQVI encoded by the coding sequence ATAGAAGATTTTAAAAAAAATATAGTGGAAAATTACAACAAAAGATTTAAAACATCATTTGATGAAATAAATTTTGATAAATATATTAATGATGTTCAATATCGTTTTAAAAATTACAAACCCAATGAAGATGGCATTGATATTGTTTTGGTTGTAGATATGCTTTTAACGGGCTATGATTCACCTAATACTAATACCCTTTATATAAATAAGCAATTATCTAATCACAATTTAATTCAAGCTTTTTCAAGAACTAATAGAATTTATGAAGAAAATAAACCTTATGGTCTAATAATTAATTTTTCTGTTTCACAAAATACAATTGATGATGCTTTTATGACTTATGCAGAAAGTACTAAAGATGATCTTGTTGACATTGTGTATGGTGAAACATATGAAAAAGTGTATAAATATTTTGTTGATGTTTGACAAAAGCTTAAAACTAGTGTGACAAAAGTTTATGATTTTGAAAATCAAAATGTTTTTCTAATGCTTCAACAAGTGATTTAA
- a CDS encoding DEAD/DEAH box helicase family protein has protein sequence MLLRPYQQRAMQKTINFVNNQLKNKLNANININNGYIWHTTGSGKTITSYKIAEILSQNPNIDHVIFLVDRQDLNTQTTKEFRSFISWNENELFEALYQDNSSKLLELLIKKREKLIITTIQKMNKILTNNLNLIQEITNKTFVFIIDECHRSVAGTMGSRIKNNLKNSIMIGFSGTPILKMIVIKKLQTFLVTN, from the coding sequence TTGCTTTTAAGACCTTATCAACAAAGAGCAATGCAAAAAACAATTAATTTTGTTAATAATCAATTAAAAAATAAATTAAATGCTAATATTAATATAAATAATGGTTATATTTGACATACAACAGGTAGTGGAAAAACAATAACATCATATAAAATTGCTGAAATATTATCTCAAAATCCTAACATTGATCATGTAATTTTCTTAGTTGATAGACAGGATCTTAATACTCAAACAACAAAAGAGTTTCGAAGTTTTATTTCTTGAAATGAAAATGAACTTTTTGAGGCTCTATATCAAGACAATTCCTCAAAATTATTAGAACTTTTAATTAAAAAAAGGGAAAAATTAATAATTACAACTATTCAAAAAATGAATAAAATTTTAACTAATAATTTAAATTTAATTCAAGAAATAACAAATAAAACCTTTGTTTTTATAATAGATGAATGTCATCGCTCAGTAGCCGGAACAATGGGAAGTAGAATAAAAAATAATTTAAAAAATAGTATTATGATAGGATTCTCTGGAACACCAATTTTGAAAATGATAGTGATAAAAAAACTTCAGACATTTTTGGTAACAAATTAG
- a CDS encoding type I restriction endonuclease: MKQNEKWYENDFVKKLVEKQEYIKLQGIKDTEGLLKIIFIEIERLNSIKLKEENKQKLKELFTLTKTEKIQFAQWIWNFDTITIPKENSSREQRLKLIDWENWENNNFYVLQQFSTKNKETNKTNIFDSLILINGFPLIFFEFKDKNVKIKKAISDIKNDYKNVLNSDVLRFVQILVASNFEKIKLMSNNDKEEKKLNLTDIQIMEKILIILFKIF; encoded by the coding sequence ATGAAGCAAAATGAAAAATGATATGAAAATGATTTTGTAAAAAAATTAGTTGAAAAACAAGAATATATAAAACTTCAAGGTATAAAAGATACTGAAGGTTTACTCAAAATAATTTTTATTGAAATTGAAAGATTAAACTCAATTAAATTAAAAGAAGAAAATAAACAAAAGCTTAAAGAGTTATTTACTTTAACTAAAACTGAAAAAATTCAATTTGCTCAATGAATTTGAAATTTCGATACCATAACTATCCCAAAAGAAAATAGTTCAAGAGAACAAAGACTTAAATTAATTGATTGGGAAAATTGAGAAAATAATAATTTTTATGTTTTACAACAATTTAGCACAAAAAATAAAGAAACAAATAAAACTAATATATTTGATAGTTTAATTTTAATCAATGGTTTTCCATTAATTTTCTTTGAATTTAAAGATAAAAATGTAAAAATAAAAAAAGCTATTTCTGATATTAAAAATGACTATAAAAATGTTTTAAATAGTGATGTTTTAAGGTTTGTTCAAATACTTGTGGCATCAAATTTTGAAAAAATTAAATTAATGTCTAACAATGATAAAGAAGAAAAAAAGTTGAATTTAACTGATATTCAGATAATGGAAAAAATATTGATAATTTTATTCAAGATTTTTTAA
- a CDS encoding restriction endonuclease subunit S: MFVSRFLKLFKTFSNGSIIDIIEPLEKQLNLIKNQINLFKKQQNLYSKKLLSNFEGIYKLSKLVEFLKGKNIKQSETLKDGKFNVYSSKTKDNGIFGKLNTFIFDGEYILITSHGAYAGTVIYVNEKFSTTSNCFVLKPDNSIVNTKFLFYLLKMKQPDLNTIAKGSAQGFLSNNDLSYFDINIPSLETQNLLISIIEPLYKKIELLEQKEKILIKRFNYYKNILIKG; encoded by the coding sequence ATGTTTGTTTCTAGATTTTTAAAATTATTTAAAACTTTTTCTAATGGTTCAATAATAGATATTATTGAACCATTAGAAAAACAATTAAACCTTATTAAAAATCAAATAAATTTATTCAAAAAGCAACAAAACCTTTATTCAAAGAAATTATTAAGTAACTTTGAAGGAATTTATAAATTAAGTAAACTTGTTGAGTTTTTAAAAGGAAAAAATATCAAGCAAAGTGAAACGTTAAAAGATGGTAAATTCAATGTTTATTCATCCAAAACTAAAGATAATGGAATTTTTGGTAAACTCAATACTTTTATTTTTGATGGTGAGTATATATTAATTACAAGTCATGGTGCATATGCTGGAACGGTTATTTATGTAAATGAAAAATTCTCTACTACAAGTAACTGTTTTGTTTTAAAGCCTGATAATAGTATTGTAAATACAAAATTTTTGTTTTATTTATTAAAAATGAAGCAACCTGATTTAAATACAATTGCCAAAGGTTCGGCTCAAGGTTTTTTAAGCAATAATGATTTGTCATATTTTGACATCAACATCCCATCACTAGAAACACAAAATTTATTAATAAGCATTATTGAACCATTGTATAAAAAAATTGAGTTGTTAGAACAGAAAGAAAAAATACTAATTAAAAGATTTAATTACTACAAAAATATTTTAATTAAAGGATAA
- a CDS encoding restriction endonuclease subunit S domain-containing protein yields the protein MYQRNYAIKPKKLFFTTFWTIQNFIQQLRNQSNGSVIKYLKLNQIKNIKILDVSLENELEKIYILLNTLILIKNKINKILNLKIKLLVK from the coding sequence TTGTATCAAAGAAATTATGCAATAAAACCTAAAAAATTATTTTTTACTACTTTTTGAACAATACAAAATTTTATTCAACAATTAAGAAATCAATCTAATGGATCAGTAATTAAATATTTAAAATTAAATCAAATAAAAAACATTAAAATTCTAGATGTTTCTTTAGAAAATGAATTAGAAAAAATTTATATATTGCTAAACACCTTAATACTTATTAAAAATAAAATTAATAAAATATTAAATTTAAAAATTAAGCTATTAGTAAAATAA
- a CDS encoding restriction endonuclease subunit S, translating into MAIYKLGDIVKIKRGDPKLAGKHLKKIQGKYPLIAGTGQNNGIISYINHWKFKKGITISRVGTAGKVFYHNYKFNINSVAYFLDIISKQNINEKYLFFLLKTKEQLIISKLSGSAQRHLKSSVLLNISINIPPLNTQNSIIDIIEPHEELFLRHNHLVRIDTIENAEKDIKTLIDIIEPIEQLKNTINKIKLILKKHLILIYKLNQSSKEPIKNQIIIKNKKYKNEKFYCPTSLVSELSLNKENLILLDQTKKPSRADLTIEDNSFIFSKIIGENKLMIFSKAPNIVFSTGFFNIKSKNETNDHLLSFLLSNDFIYQKNQLQTGTLMQSLNKENLNKIFIKKDILYSNNLFSQLSNLINLEKNINSILKKILKIFI; encoded by the coding sequence ATGGCAATTTATAAACTTGGGGATATAGTAAAGATTAAAAGGGGTGATCCAAAACTAGCAGGAAAACATTTAAAAAAAATACAAGGAAAATATCCATTAATCGCTGGAACTGGACAAAATAATGGAATAATATCATATATTAATCATTGAAAATTTAAAAAAGGAATAACTATTTCACGTGTAGGAACAGCTGGTAAAGTTTTTTATCATAATTATAAATTTAATATTAATTCTGTAGCTTATTTTTTAGATATTATTTCTAAACAAAATATTAATGAAAAATATTTATTTTTTCTTTTAAAAACAAAAGAACAATTAATTATTTCAAAACTTTCAGGTTCTGCACAGAGGCATTTAAAAAGTTCTGTTTTATTAAATATTTCTATAAACATCCCACCTCTCAATACCCAAAATTCAATAATAGATATTATTGAACCGCATGAAGAATTATTTTTGAGGCATAATCATTTGGTAAGAATTGATACTATTGAAAATGCTGAAAAAGATATAAAAACATTAATAGATATTATTGAACCTATTGAACAGTTAAAAAATACAATAAATAAAATTAAATTAATATTAAAAAAACATTTAATTTTAATTTATAAACTAAATCAATCTTCAAAAGAACCTATAAAAAATCAAATAATTATAAAAAATAAAAAATATAAAAATGAAAAATTTTATTGCCCAACTTCACTTGTTAGTGAACTTAGTTTAAATAAAGAAAATTTAATTTTATTAGACCAAACCAAAAAACCATCAAGAGCAGATTTAACAATAGAAGATAATTCATTTATTTTTTCAAAAATAATTGGTGAAAACAAATTGATGATTTTTTCAAAAGCTCCTAATATAGTTTTTTCTACTGGTTTTTTTAATATAAAAAGTAAAAATGAAACAAATGATCATTTATTATCTTTTTTATTGTCTAACGATTTTATATATCAAAAAAATCAATTACAAACTGGTACATTAATGCAATCTCTAAATAAAGAAAACCTTAATAAAATTTTTATTAAAAAAGATATTTTATATAGTAATAATCTTTTTAGTCAATTATCAAATTTAATAAATTTAGAAAAAAATATAAATTCTATATTAAAAAAAATATTAAAAATTTTCATCTAA
- a CDS encoding restriction endonuclease subunit S has protein sequence MKQIQNTNIFKLEEIAKFYLGKILKKPTESKGEYPLISSTSKNDGIIGKVETFNFQNCITLPRLGIEDNIFITLRKYKFSATSHLIIVKPNKNIVILDFLYLLLKSLNAKISQYAIEGDLIKRLSLKKLKSLKLSIPELSIQKEIVQNWKKTNESLVFFEKFFENPIFQINNLLVKTLNYVMNKSNKQNYLLSDLLDKQKPYKMGKINFESDDKKNNLYILTYKSFKNNNLNDKMTFYDEKLESFFANKNDVFFTRFPEPSFGIQNIYEENSAVFDSSLVKLNIDETKIQKDFFKYFNYSNFWLNWKQKNKTSTLLGGINFLTILNLTLSLPTLANQQKMILIINKLEKLIKILTNIQNKIQKIILINNQIIFKKIKERSS, from the coding sequence ATGAAACAAATTCAAAATACTAATATTTTCAAATTAGAAGAAATAGCTAAATTTTATCTTGGTAAAATTTTAAAAAAACCAACAGAAAGCAAAGGCGAATACCCTCTAATTTCATCTACTTCCAAAAATGATGGGATTATTGGAAAAGTTGAGACATTTAATTTTCAAAATTGTATTACATTGCCAAGATTAGGGATTGAAGATAATATTTTTATAACATTAAGGAAATATAAATTTAGTGCTACATCACACTTAATTATTGTAAAACCAAATAAAAATATTGTAATTTTAGATTTTTTATATTTACTATTAAAATCACTAAATGCTAAAATTAGTCAATATGCAATTGAGGGAGATTTAATCAAACGTTTAAGTTTGAAAAAATTAAAAAGCTTAAAGTTAAGTATTCCTGAATTAAGTATTCAAAAAGAAATTGTTCAAAATTGAAAAAAAACAAACGAAAGTCTTGTATTTTTTGAAAAATTTTTTGAAAATCCTATATTTCAAATTAATAATTTATTAGTTAAAACACTTAATTATGTTATGAATAAAAGTAATAAACAAAATTATTTATTATCTGATTTATTAGATAAACAAAAACCATATAAAATGGGTAAAATTAACTTTGAGTCAGATGATAAAAAAAATAATTTATATATTTTAACTTACAAGAGTTTCAAAAATAATAATTTAAATGACAAAATGACATTTTATGATGAAAAATTAGAAAGTTTTTTTGCTAACAAAAATGATGTTTTCTTTACTAGATTCCCAGAACCTAGTTTTGGAATTCAAAATATTTATGAAGAAAACTCAGCTGTTTTTGATAGCTCATTAGTAAAATTAAATATTGATGAAACTAAAATTCAAAAAGACTTTTTTAAATATTTTAATTATTCAAATTTTTGATTAAATTGAAAACAAAAAAATAAAACATCAACATTATTGGGCGGAATAAATTTTTTAACAATTTTAAATTTAACACTTTCACTTCCAACATTAGCAAATCAACAAAAAATGATATTAATTATAAATAAACTTGAAAAATTAATAAAAATATTAACAAATATACAAAATAAAATACAGAAAATAATTTTGATTAATAATCAAATTATATTTAAAAAAATTAAAGAAAGGAGTTCATAA
- a CDS encoding type I restriction-modification system subunit M, protein MSKQNIEINYIDSIKEKLWKSCDEMRGNVPSEQYMHIIIAIIFLKAMSDKYEKAGEQIRKKYLNDGERKWLLAKKDLNLLKRYDVQFIVPESASWSNIQKYISKEEIGIKIDEALLALEEQNNSLKGLFEKNFSREDLDKQRLSKVIKQFSDINFSELKEDFIGRLYEYFLGNFFRKQGQNGGEFYTPQSIVELMVALLAPDSDSKIYDPACGTGGMFVQAKKYLEKHKKDITQMRVYGQEFSSTTWKLAKINLILNGFDPDDTHLGSKAESTFKEDLSGFEQFDIVLANPPFNLKIWENENASDDPRYKWGLPPTKNANYAWLSHILYKLNENGRAAVILANGALSSSQKEELSIRKKMLEENKIEAIISLPDKLFYTTGIPATIWIFNNNKLNDDVIFINAENLGELATKKLRVFNTENINEIVSAYNDAKLNKDFSIKGFAKRVSLNEIKENDYSLVPGRYIDLLEEEVDKEQLKAEILEIQNELKILFKEFTDLIPDVEKSIEQAIKFADEQEKEK, encoded by the coding sequence ATGTCCAAACAAAATATCGAAATCAATTATATTGATTCAATCAAAGAAAAATTATGAAAATCATGTGATGAAATGAGGGGGAATGTTCCTTCTGAACAATATATGCACATTATTATTGCTATTATATTTTTAAAAGCAATGTCTGATAAATATGAAAAAGCAGGAGAACAAATTAGAAAAAAATATTTGAATGATGGCGAAAGAAAATGATTATTAGCAAAAAAAGATTTAAATTTACTTAAAAGGTATGATGTTCAATTTATTGTGCCAGAAAGTGCCAGTTGATCAAATATTCAAAAATATATAAGTAAAGAAGAAATTGGAATAAAAATCGATGAGGCTTTATTAGCGCTAGAAGAACAAAACAATTCATTAAAAGGTCTATTTGAAAAAAATTTTAGTCGTGAAGATTTAGATAAACAAAGATTAAGTAAAGTAATTAAACAGTTTTCTGACATTAATTTTTCTGAACTTAAAGAAGATTTTATAGGTAGACTATATGAATATTTTTTAGGAAACTTTTTTAGAAAACAAGGTCAAAATGGTGGAGAATTTTACACACCACAATCCATTGTGGAACTTATGGTTGCTCTTTTAGCTCCAGACAGCGATAGTAAAATTTATGATCCAGCTTGTGGAACAGGTGGAATGTTTGTTCAAGCTAAAAAATATTTAGAAAAACATAAAAAAGATATAACTCAAATGAGAGTATATGGTCAAGAATTTTCATCTACAACATGAAAATTAGCAAAAATTAACTTAATTTTAAATGGTTTTGATCCTGATGATACACATCTTGGTTCAAAAGCAGAAAGCACTTTCAAAGAAGACTTAAGTGGTTTTGAACAATTTGATATTGTATTAGCAAATCCACCATTTAATCTTAAAATATGAGAAAATGAAAATGCTTCAGATGATCCAAGATACAAATGAGGACTACCACCTACAAAAAATGCTAATTATGCTTGATTATCCCATATTTTATATAAATTAAATGAAAATGGTAGAGCAGCTGTTATTCTTGCTAATGGTGCACTTTCTTCTTCACAAAAAGAAGAGCTAAGCATTAGAAAAAAAATGCTTGAAGAAAATAAAATAGAAGCAATAATTTCTTTACCAGATAAATTATTTTACACAACTGGCATTCCTGCCACAATCTGAATTTTTAATAATAACAAATTGAATGACGATGTTATTTTTATTAATGCTGAAAATTTAGGAGAATTAGCTACTAAAAAACTTAGAGTGTTTAACACAGAAAATATTAATGAAATAGTTTCTGCTTATAATGATGCTAAGTTAAATAAAGATTTTAGTATCAAAGGTTTTGCAAAAAGAGTTTCATTAAATGAAATTAAAGAAAATGATTATTCACTTGTACCTGGAAGATACATTGATTTACTAGAAGAAGAAGTGGATAAAGAACAACTAAAAGCAGAGATTCTAGAAATTCAAAATGAACTCAAAATTTTATTTAAAGAATTCACTGATTTAATTCCTGATGTTGAAAAATCTATTGAACAAGCTATTAAATTTGCTGATGAGCAAGAAAAAGAAAAATAG
- a CDS encoding site-specific integrase, producing the protein MNFLKNNEKMIKLFLSTKQNYKTQKTYFSFLKRIILLEKITIKQINKYISSLNVRNNTKLLYMRVVKSFLRWCNKNQKQSFNVELLNTYNNDSREKRIFTTTEIEILTKELKIFNDKVLEFYFWMVYENAARINEIINADFENLNSDYFTTTQVLKTKHKQSQRVVGIPEYLVDIYLEINFNNLKINNSSLNSRMSKFFKFLSKRHPNKFKKHDINFQTLRTNKITQWAYLGYNSTQIANITGHIKTQTLTLHKIF; encoded by the coding sequence ATGAATTTTTTAAAAAATAATGAAAAAATGATCAAATTATTTTTATCTACTAAACAAAATTATAAAACACAAAAAACTTACTTTTCATTTTTAAAACGTATTATTTTACTTGAAAAGATTACTATTAAACAAATTAACAAATATATTTCTTCTCTTAATGTAAGAAATAATACAAAACTTTTATACATGAGAGTTGTTAAAAGTTTTTTAAGATGATGTAATAAAAATCAAAAGCAAAGCTTTAATGTTGAATTATTAAATACATACAATAATGATTCTAGAGAAAAAAGAATTTTCACTACAACAGAAATTGAAATTTTAACTAAAGAATTAAAAATATTTAATGATAAAGTTTTAGAATTCTATTTTTGAATGGTTTATGAAAATGCAGCAAGAATTAATGAAATAATTAACGCTGATTTTGAAAATTTAAACTCTGATTATTTTACTACAACTCAAGTTTTAAAAACTAAACATAAACAATCACAAAGAGTTGTAGGTATACCTGAATATTTAGTTGATATATATTTAGAAATTAATTTTAATAATCTAAAAATTAATAATTCATCACTAAATTCAAGAATGAGTAAATTTTTTAAATTTTTATCTAAAAGACATCCTAATAAATTTAAAAAACATGATATAAATTTTCAAACTTTAAGAACTAATAAAATTACTCAATGAGCTTATCTTGGCTACAATTCTACTCAAATTGCAAATATTACAGGACACATTAAAACACAAACACTTACTTTACATAAAATTTTTTAA